In Gammaproteobacteria bacterium, the DNA window TGCTGGTCGCCGTCTTCGCCTACGCATTCCTGGGGGAGCGGCCCACGGGCAGGGAGTGGTTGGGAATCGGCCTGGTGGCCAGTGGCGTCCTGGTACTGGCGCTGAAGCGCTAGGGAGCAGGGGGAGGCGGAACCGTTGCGGCACTGCCCCGGGACGAAACGGGAGGGCCCCGTGAGCGGGCTCCAGCGGGCGGTCGTGCTGCTCTCCGGCGGCCTCGATTCGACGACCGCACTCGCGGTGGCGAAGGCCGAGGGGTTCGCCCCCTACGCCATGAGCTTCCGCTACGGCCAGCGCCACGCCGTGGAGCTGGACTCCGCCCGGCGGGTGGCGCAGGCCCAGGGGGTGGCCGGGCACGTGGTGGTGGACATCGATCTGCGTGCGATCGGGGGCTCGGCCCTGACCGCCGACCTCCCGGTGCCGAAGGGGCGCAGCCCCGGGGAGAGGGGGGAGGGGATCCCGGTCACCTACGTGCCGGCCCGCAACACCATCTTCCTCTCCTTCGCCCTCGCCTGGGCGGAGGTGCTGGGTGCCGCCGATCTCTACATCGGGGTGAACGCACTGGACTACTCGGGCTACCCGGACTGCCGGCCGGAGTACATCACCGCCTTCGAGGCGATGGCGAACCTGGCGACGAAGGCGGGGATGGAGGGGCGCCAGCGGCTCACCGTGCACGCCCCGCTCCTCGCGCTCACGAAGGCCGACATCATCCGCAAGGGACTCTCGCTCGGGGTCGACTACGGTCTCACCTCGAGCTGCTACGACCCCGGCCCCGACGGGCGTCCCTGCGGGGCCTGCGACTCCTGTCTACTGCGGGCGAAGGGCTTCGCCGAGGCGGGGGTCGCCGACCCCCTGCTTGCGCGTTTCTGAGGCGGGAGCTGACCCACCATGTGCGGTCGATACGTCACACCCGACGAGGCCGCCCTGGAGCGGTACTGGACCATCGACCGGCGCAGCGGCAACCCCCTGCCCGAGCGCTTCAACGTGGCCCCGAGCACCCTCGTCCCGATCCTGTTCCGGGCCGAGGACGGGGCCCTCGAGCTAAGCG includes these proteins:
- the queC gene encoding 7-cyano-7-deazaguanine synthase QueC, which gives rise to MSGLQRAVVLLSGGLDSTTALAVAKAEGFAPYAMSFRYGQRHAVELDSARRVAQAQGVAGHVVVDIDLRAIGGSALTADLPVPKGRSPGERGEGIPVTYVPARNTIFLSFALAWAEVLGAADLYIGVNALDYSGYPDCRPEYITAFEAMANLATKAGMEGRQRLTVHAPLLALTKADIIRKGLSLGVDYGLTSSCYDPGPDGRPCGACDSCLLRAKGFAEAGVADPLLARF